One window of the Clupea harengus chromosome 20, Ch_v2.0.2, whole genome shotgun sequence genome contains the following:
- the cebpa gene encoding CCAAT/enhancer-binding protein alpha: protein MEQPNLYEVAPRPPLPSLGQNQQSAFCYKDQSSASAGDLSEVYENENSIDIAAYIDPAAFNDEFLADLFHNSSKQEKLKMASGDYDYPHGVQGASGQSQQAYGCMAYMDAKLEPIYDNPPPRMRPLAIKQEPREEDDLGHAMPPTYHHSQLHSQHLPHLQYQIAHCAQTTMHLQPGHPTPPPTPVPSPHHQQSGLPGGGMKMMGSSDRGKSKKNVDKSSVEYRLRRERNNVAVRKSRDKAKMRNVETQHKVIELSSDNDRLRKRVEHLSRELETLRGIFRQLPDGSFVKSMGNCA from the coding sequence ATGGAGCAGCCGAACCTGTACGAGGTCGCCCCACGACCCCCCCTGCCCAGCCTTGGACAGAACCAGCAAAGCGCCTTCTGCTACAAAGACCAGTCCAGCGCCTCCGCCGGGGACCTCAGCGAGGTGTACGAGAACGAGAACTCCATTGACATAGCTGCCTACATCGACCCTGCAGCTTTTAACGACGAGTTCCTCGCCGACTTATTTCACAACAGCTCCAAACAAGAGAAACTCAAGATGGCAAGCGGAGACTACGACTACCCGCACGGCGTTCAAGGCGCTTCGGGACAGTCGCAACAGGCGTACGGCTGCATGGCATACATGGACGCCAAGCTGGAGCCCATCTACGACAACCCGCCCCCACGCATGAGACCCCTGGCGATTAAACAGGAGCCTCGGGAAGAGGACGACCTCGGCCACGCGATGCCACCTACTTACCACCACTCTCAGCTGCACTCGCAGCATCTGCCTCACCTGCAATACCAAATAGCGCACTGTGCGCAGACTACCATGCACCTTCAGCCGGGCCACCCCACGCCCCCCCCGACCCCTGTCCCGAGCCCGCACCACCAGCAGAGCGGGCTTCCCGGCGGGGGAATGAAGATGATGGGCTCAAGTGACCGGGGGAAGTCCAAGAAAAATGTCGACAAGAGCAGCGTCGAGTACCGCCTGCGGAGGGAGCGGAACAACGTCGCCGTGAGGAAGAGCCGGGACAAGGCGAAAATGCGCAACGTCGAGACGCAACACAAGGTGATAGAGTTGTCGTCGGACAACGATAGACTACGGAAACGGGTGGAGCACCTCAGCCGGGAACTGGAGACTTTACGAGGTATCTTCAGACAGCTGCCCGACGGCTCGTTCGTCAAGTCTATGGGGAACTGTGCCTAG
- the cebpg gene encoding CCAAT/enhancer-binding protein gamma has protein sequence MSMPSQQKPMTDQNGVSVIQSQTLSSTTLPTGGGLQQVPQLVPVSSGGGGKAAPPSRMKKGASADKESDEYRQRRERNNLAVKKSRMRSKQKAADTQQRVNELKEENERLEAKIKLLSKELSVLKDLFLEHAHNLADNAPPSAAVAAAASEACGAPPHNNNNNNNNNNNSNNNKSSSSGVGQ, from the exons ATGAGCATGCCGTCACAGCAGAAGCCAATGACAGACCAGAACGGCGTCAGCGTCATCCAGAGCCAGACACTCTCCAGCACCACCCTCCCCACTGGAGGGGGACtgcaacag gtGCCCCAGCTGGTGCCTGTGAGCTCTGGCGGCGGGGGCAAGGCGGCACCCCCCAGCCGCATGAAGAAGGGCGCGTCGGCGGACAAGGAGAGCGACGAGTACCGCCAGCGGCGCGAGCGCAACAACCTGGCGGTGAAGAAGAGCCGCATGCGGAGCAAGCAGAAGGCGGCGGACACGCAGCAGCGCGTCAACGAGCTCAAGGAGGAGAACGAGCGGCTGGAGGCCAAGATCAAGCTGCTGAGCAAGGAGCTGAGCGTGCTCAAAGACCTCTTCCTGGAGCACGCCCACAACCTGGCCGACAACGCCCCCCCCAGCGCCGCCGTCGCCGCCGCCGCCAGCGAGGCCTGCGGCGCACCCCcgcacaacaacaataacaacaacaacaacaacaacaatagcaacaacaacaagagcagcagcagtggtgtggGCCAGTGA